CGCCAGCACAGATGAGAGGACAGTCAACTCGATGATCTACATGATCTCAATGGCGCATTACTTAATACTATGCCTATAAAATAGAGGAGAGAAACTCTTCTTCACGAGGACCACGTTCTCCCCTCAACGTATGGAGATAAAGAAACGCAAGCGCGAAGCAATTGTCAGTTCGGCGAAGCTCCGGCCGGTCGTAAAGCTCCTCCCGTAGCTGGGTAGCAGCAGCTTTGGGGGCAGGAAATGAAAGGCGGCTTTGTCGTCGACGGGCCGCTCTTGGTCCTGGGTCGtgtgctcctcctcctcctcctgccggTTGCTGTTTGGTTCGTGCTGGACGTATCCCCGGTCCTCACGTACTCCGGCAGCATAATAACGGCCAGACATCTTCCCCAGGCCCAAGGTACGTACGTGAAACGGAGTCGCCGGGTGTAAAATCATGCCGTCGTTGTCGTCGTCTTGGTCCGCCCATGCATCCATCGATCTCCCCCCGTCTTCTTCTATCCTTCTTCATCTTCACCAGTTGTCAAGCTCCATTGTTCCACGTCTTCTTATTTCACCACAAGCTTTGTGTGATGAGTTGTTTCTCCAGGCACGGAGATTTCACGGTTTCAACTCTGTGCACATCGATCGAATTCTCCCCCGGTGTATATAATAGTGACAGAGTGTTGTTTGGTAATTGATAGCCTGTAGCAACTATGCAAAGGGCAAGTGGGTAGCGGATGCGAGGAGGCCGCTCTACTCCGGCAACGAGTGCAGGCGATGGCTGTCACGAATGTGGTCTTGCCGCAGGACGGAACGCACAGATTTCTCGTACGAGAGCTACCGGTGGCAGCCGCATGACTGCGAGATGCCCGACTTCTCAGGGCCAAACTTTCTGCAACGGTACGTGCTCCAATCATCTGCGCCCTTCTCCAATAGATTTTGCCGCGAAAGACTCGTCGATCGTAAGTTGTAACATATCCATGGCGATGCCTGATGACAGGATGAGGAACAGAACTCTGGCGTTCGTGGGCGATTCGCTGGGCAGAGAGCAGTTCCAGTCCATGATGTGCATCGCGACAGGCGGCAAGCGCAGCCCCGAGGTTGAAGACGTCGGCCGGAGATACGGCCTCGAAAAGGCCCCGTCGCCGTTCAGTCCGGGCGGCTCCGCCTACCGCTTCCCAGAGACCAACACCACCATCCTCTTCTACTGGTCCGCCACCCTGTCCCAGCTGGAGCCTCTGACGGACGAGAGGAGGAGCTACGCGCTGCACCTCGACCGGCCGGCGCCGTTCCTGAAGGAGCACCTCCCCAGCTTCGACGCCCTGGTGCTCAACACCGGCCACCACTGGAACAAGGTGAAGTTCCGCAGGAACCGCTGGAGGCTGTACGACGGCGGGAAGCCGGTGGGGGAAGCGAACCTCAGCCGTGCGAGGGGCGCCAAGCTCCACAGCATCGCCAGGTGGGCGGACGCGCAGCTCGCGCGGCACCCTCGGGTGAGCGTTTTCCTGAGGACCATCTCGCCGGTGCATTTCGTCGGCGGCGAGTGGGACACCGGGGGGAGGTGCGACAGCACCGTCCCCTTGTCCGGCGGCAGCGGGGTCTCGCGGGATCGCTCGAGCGACCTGGCCGCGGAGCGCGCGGTGAACGGGACTCGGGTTAGGCTCCTGGATGTCACCGCGATCTCGCAGCTGCGCGGCGAGGGCCACATCTCTAACCATAGCACCAAAGTTCAGAGGGAGGTTTATGATTGTTTGCATTGGTGCCTTCCGGGCATACCGGATACGTGGAATGAGCTCCTTTTTGCACTGATGCAGTAACTGTAGATATGATGTATACGCTTCAGTAAATGTGATCTTTTTGTGTAGGGCACTCCAGTTTTTTTTAAATGAAATCCAATCCCATATATACGATGGTCTGTTCTCAGTACACATGGCAGCGTGGGGGCTAGCGACGAGGAGTCTTCGACCAAGGTGCACTGGAGATTAAGCAGTCATGGCACCGTTGCAGGCAGTGCGCACATGAAAGCAATCGCAAGGGTGCACCGCTATAGGAAAGAGGCAATGCTACTGCATAGTGGTGATGCGAGACAAAGAATTAAAACATAGCCGGTTGCTTCACAATATGAATACAAGTATGGCACATACATAAATTTGTTCAAGAAATACAATGTGAAGCAACTATTCAGATTTAGTAATCTACAACAAAATCAGATTTAGTATTCAAGGTTTAGGCAATGAACGGCCTTCGACAATTGAGtcgtttcttttcttttctgtaGTTTGACTGAACTTGTATCATGAACCATCGTCACCTAAATCTTTTACAAGAAAATGTTGATCAGCTGAAAGAACAGATCAAGAAAGCATCTCAGCTTATGTCCATGCATCTAATAAAATTCAAAATTGTCGATGGGCACACAACACGGTTCTTCATTGGAAAATAATCTATGAATTCGTATggtgtttttcttgttttaattagtactccctccgtccggaattacttgtcggagaaatagatgtatctagatgtattttagttcttggtacatccatttttgcgacaagtaattccggacaAAGGAAGTACATGACAACAAACTTTTTTCCTTTGAAATGGATACATGACGGTGAAAGAAAAACAATGGCTGATATTTAACAAACCTAGATTGATTTCATTTTGGATCCACCGAGTAGAACTTGGGGAATAGGACCTGCGGGATGTGCCTTTTGATCCATCGGTTGATTGTCGTTTTGACCAGTTGGGGCGTATTGAAGCATTGAGAGACTTAGATATAGATTTTCGAGAACTGAAGAAGAAAGGGGCTTGCAATCTATGTGAGGAGCCTCCGCTGCCGATGACAATACGCGAGTGCCCTATTTACTTTGGTAATACGGAGCAGATGTCACCAAGAGATCATATCATAATTCTTACACATTTCTATTTGGCGTCCTCAGCGCCCGTTAAAGGCAATTTGACAAACCGGCGCACACCCCCTCCTTTGGCCTGGGCTTGGGCCATTTACGGTTTTGTTTGTTCTTTTCTTCAAACTTCAAAAAAATATGTGTAATTCTAACCACGACAACCAGCTGGGACACACCACACCTTATGTGACTACCTACCTTTTTTTGTGTGCAGCAACTTGTAACACTAAAAAGAGGACTCCAGTTTTTTTTCTGCTTTCTTTGGCCGGTTTTTCTTTGGGTTCTACTTGGTTTTTTTTGCACGGCAACTTGTAGCTCTAAAAGTTCATGGAGGTTTTTCAAATCTGtgaactttttttttcaaaatcgatgaccTTTTTCTAATTCGGGATTTtcttttcaaaatcgatgaactaaTGAATAGTCTTTCAGAATTCATGAAATAAATTTCGAAGTTCATGAACATTTAAAAAATTTGTGAACCTTTTCTAttttgtgaacatttttcaaatttgtgaaatGTTTTTCAATTTGGTGAActattttcaaattcatgaactctttTGAATTTgggaacatttttcaaattcacacACTTATTCACAGCACGTGCTCGCAAGAGAAAAAattgcttgtttttcttttttgaaaAGAAAATCGCTTGATGGGTCTAATGATTAGTTCGCAATGTCAACCGAGAGCAGCAGTCGAGCGAGTTACATGGGCCACGTCCCACTAGGGGAGCGCCTGAGCGCCAGCTAGTCCTCGCGGTGCTTAAGGCGCCAACGAGGAGCTCTCTAATTCTTAGCTGTAAAAATTACTATGTGGTAATTTTTTGGATCTTGGATCCAATTTTTTTGTTGCGAATAGAGCACGAATAAAATTACATGTGTTTTCTGGAAAAGAAAAAAACACGCATCCACACAATCATCATCATTTTATTCATTCTTGGTAGGAGTACATGCAACAGAACGACGACGTGAACCCAGACTCACACAGATAGATCAACATATCAAGGGCAGCACCATGCATGCAGATTCTTGTGCCGCCGCATGCTTTGCTGCTACATGCATTACTAGTTAGGTATACATCATCTTACGTACGCTTTTCCGACGGCGGCTCCGTGGGGAGGCGGTGGCGAGGAGGAAGAGATGATTTCACCGCCTTCCACGACGACGAAGAAGGGGGCTTTGGCACCGGGAAGGGCTCTGTAGGGAATCTTGGAGGGAgccgccacaccttggccggtgCCGTCGTTGCTGAATCGACACCTGCTGCTGCTGATGCTGATGACACCGTGGTCAGCAGCAGCACCACTATCGCCGCCGCAACGACCCAGACCCACCGGCCACCAGACCTCGCCATGGTTGACCCGTCGGCTCTCTCGATCTTGATCGGTGTCTGCGTCAGGGGATGGATGATGGATCGACTCCACAAGTTCATTTGCGATCCTCTTGATTTATAGACGGCCGGTGACGTGAGATCTAAGTGCAGTGGTAATGGCGCGTCGTATAGGCATGTGCCTGCTGTTTGGCAAGAAAGATTTGCCAGTTAATTGAAATACGCATTCGTCAAGAGTCGGTGCATGCATGCCCGGCCGTATCCATGCAACCTGCCGTCCAATTTATTCACGCTCATTCCTAGTAGTATATAGCGTGATTCTTCATTCACTTGAACTGGTTTGGTTGAGCTAGTTAGCAGCCCGGCCGGCCGAACTCGCAATTAATTCATAGTATGCGGACCTCTTTCGAGATGATCCTATGTAAGAGTCTAATGAAATTAGACCATTACCAGTCGTCAATTCGTGCATCCGGACG
This sequence is a window from Triticum urartu cultivar G1812 unplaced genomic scaffold, Tu2.1 TuUngrouped_contig_5634, whole genome shotgun sequence. Protein-coding genes within it:
- the LOC125529485 gene encoding protein trichome birefringence-like 14, whose amino-acid sequence is MKGGFVVDGPLLVLGRVLLLLLLPVAVWFVLDVSPVLTYSGSIITARHLPQAQACSNYAKGKWVADARRPLYSGNECRRWLSRMWSCRRTERTDFSYESYRWQPHDCEMPDFSGPNFLQRMRNRTLAFVGDSLGREQFQSMMCIATGGKRSPEVEDVGRRYGLEKAPSPFSPGGSAYRFPETNTTILFYWSATLSQLEPLTDERRSYALHLDRPAPFLKEHLPSFDALVLNTGHHWNKVKFRRNRWRLYDGGKPVGEANLSRARGAKLHSIARWADAQLARHPRVSVFLRTISPVHFVGGEWDTGGRCDSTVPLSGGSGVSRDRSSDLAAERAVNGTRVRLLDVTAISQLRGEGHISNHSTKVQREVYDCLHWCLPGIPDTWNELLFALMQ